A stretch of [Clostridium] scindens DNA encodes these proteins:
- a CDS encoding ABC transporter permease encodes MKIWEQEWKKINKKPFLRGIMGLAAFSLFIAMLFLFMPDEEMGRGDAMIIREWRSLIILVSCITLFGFAVLGAVLYVNAVFKEYRGKRSLLLFSYPIERKRMFRAKACLSGISIMAAAFIVNYLVLLVAGLTSNVFHIMPHSFGLAEMMELVIYSLAMAVLASGIGLIALGIGMFRSSAMTVVIATLIIAGVMTNLFSANMFTRIGIAIALVLVLAAGCVAFHQMEVRIKNMEVR; translated from the coding sequence ATGAAGATATGGGAGCAGGAATGGAAAAAGATCAATAAAAAGCCTTTTTTGCGGGGAATCATGGGGCTGGCGGCATTCAGCCTGTTTATTGCTATGCTCTTTCTGTTTATGCCGGACGAAGAGATGGGCAGAGGCGACGCCATGATCATCAGGGAGTGGAGAAGCCTGATCATACTGGTATCCTGCATCACGTTATTTGGATTTGCGGTGCTTGGGGCAGTCCTCTATGTGAATGCGGTTTTTAAGGAATACAGAGGCAAGCGCTCGCTTCTTTTGTTCTCCTATCCCATAGAGAGAAAAAGGATGTTCAGGGCAAAGGCCTGCCTGTCAGGCATAAGTATCATGGCAGCGGCGTTTATCGTAAACTATCTGGTGCTTTTGGTAGCGGGGCTTACATCGAATGTATTTCATATTATGCCGCATTCTTTTGGATTGGCGGAGATGATGGAACTTGTCATCTATAGTCTTGCGATGGCGGTCCTTGCAAGCGGCATCGGCCTGATCGCCCTTGGAATCGGCATGTTCAGATCCTCGGCTATGACGGTCGTTATAGCGACTCTGATTATCGCTGGAGTGATGACCAATCTGTTTTCCGCAAATATGTTTACCAGAATTGGCATCGCGATAGCGCTGGTTCTTGTATTGGCGGCAGGCTGCGTCGCATTTCATCAGATGGAAGTCAGGATTAAGAATATGGAGGTTAGGTAA
- a CDS encoding NisI/SpaI family lantibiotic immunity lipoprotein, whose protein sequence is MKKLSLILSLILLLPLCLAGCGILESGIRHYAKDKEECLLSTDNVTQFTYKGEDYTLLENTLPDEDLGSWIGYIRKLAVIDSSGKILKQQSITKEPFQSLAKMADSIPNASHVIPFLNVYTVKDGPGQELIVEADGGYHEAIPSSMVKAEDNIFHYDRDTESSDTDFSVNPQDCTQLLCGKRIYQITDKMVPIENIGEYLNIIADSFTFDCDTHQIISRKDLLVPDWSGNEQSCQKRQQWTLDSVYEICQTGRSDAVAVEVNSEYRLATALP, encoded by the coding sequence ATGAAAAAATTATCTTTAATACTATCTTTGATTTTACTGCTTCCCCTATGCCTCGCCGGATGCGGCATTCTAGAAAGCGGCATTCGCCATTACGCAAAAGATAAGGAAGAATGCCTTCTAAGCACGGACAATGTAACACAGTTCACCTATAAGGGAGAAGACTACACGCTCTTGGAAAACACATTGCCAGATGAAGATCTGGGCTCTTGGATCGGGTATATAAGAAAACTGGCTGTCATAGACTCGTCCGGAAAGATACTAAAGCAGCAAAGCATTACCAAAGAGCCTTTCCAGTCTCTTGCAAAGATGGCTGATTCCATCCCCAACGCCTCCCATGTCATACCATTTTTGAATGTCTATACCGTTAAAGATGGCCCAGGGCAGGAATTGATCGTGGAGGCAGACGGTGGCTATCATGAGGCGATTCCAAGCAGTATGGTCAAAGCAGAGGATAATATCTTCCACTATGACCGTGATACAGAATCATCCGATACAGATTTCTCTGTCAATCCCCAAGACTGCACGCAGCTGCTCTGCGGCAAGAGAATCTACCAGATAACGGATAAGATGGTTCCCATAGAAAATATAGGCGAGTATCTGAATATTATCGCAGATTCTTTTACCTTTGACTGCGATACGCATCAGATTATCTCCAGAAAAGACTTGCTTGTGCCAGACTGGTCCGGAAATGAACAAAGCTGCCAGAAACGGCAGCAATGGACACTGGATAGCGTATATGAAATATGTCAGACTGGCAGGTCGGACGCGGTAGCCGTAGAGGTAAATTCAGAATACCGGCTGGCTACTGCTCTTCCTTAG
- a CDS encoding SIR2 family protein: MFFFFDVNEYNDGIPGYEQMMKPILAALVELGGKGTVAEIDRKASELMNLPEDILKIMHKGSTTRSEVAYRMAWARTYLKSYGLIENKKRGFWSVTENFDGDIENIDPSEIVRKLQNEKEQVNKGERSLEFESAKAFENLSISLLKDITLSEGKRISINAIANESPFDLYLPDGIDDYSGHLNCAIKFEAEGKRHSLSILQEYCEELRAGLKEQRLLLITNLIIPEEFRNKYRDMIFFWDKEDLEERIDPEASYAGYLINPQKTFIEEIVSLDVSREERDKEKENYIKRVSTAFKSGDMVLFLGAGISIDGGIPLWDTLIKRLHIHMINRLNKDWTLNAKEQEIMKGLAFSNEMDSPLLQMRYIKSAFSNDEYYKLVHSVLYESKTNIDTKLLSAIAKICTPQRSYCGVKNIITYNFDDLLERKFDERDIRYNDISCEEDRQVVDKLNIYHVHGYLPNNMKKLKGEPELIFSEEDYHRVYRDAYSWSNLIQLNALRENTCLFIGCSLTDPNLRRLLDVATRKEEMPRHFAILKRNEIKNNNLVSKSDRELLEIYQRIDNNIQVGYYQELGLNIIWIDDYSEIPEILERIIE, encoded by the coding sequence ATGTTTTTTTTCTTTGATGTTAATGAGTATAATGATGGGATACCAGGATATGAGCAAATGATGAAGCCAATCCTTGCAGCATTAGTGGAGTTAGGTGGGAAAGGAACCGTTGCGGAAATCGATAGGAAGGCAAGCGAGTTAATGAATCTGCCGGAAGATATTTTGAAGATTATGCATAAAGGTTCTACAACCAGAAGCGAAGTAGCTTATCGGATGGCCTGGGCCAGAACGTATTTGAAGAGTTATGGCTTGATCGAGAATAAAAAGAGAGGATTTTGGTCCGTTACAGAAAATTTTGATGGAGATATTGAAAATATTGATCCTTCTGAAATTGTAAGAAAACTTCAAAACGAGAAAGAGCAGGTCAATAAGGGAGAAAGAAGTTTAGAATTCGAATCTGCAAAGGCGTTTGAAAATCTGAGTATATCCTTGCTTAAGGATATAACATTATCAGAAGGAAAGAGGATATCAATCAATGCAATAGCCAATGAATCCCCATTTGATTTGTACTTGCCAGATGGCATAGATGATTATAGTGGTCACTTGAATTGTGCGATTAAATTTGAAGCAGAGGGGAAACGTCATAGTTTATCAATATTGCAAGAGTATTGTGAAGAACTTAGAGCAGGCTTAAAAGAACAGAGATTATTGCTTATAACAAATCTTATTATTCCGGAAGAGTTTAGAAATAAATACAGGGATATGATATTTTTTTGGGATAAGGAAGATTTAGAAGAACGAATAGATCCAGAAGCATCATATGCAGGCTATCTAATCAATCCCCAGAAGACTTTCATAGAAGAAATCGTATCGTTAGATGTTTCCAGGGAAGAACGAGATAAAGAAAAGGAAAACTATATCAAAAGAGTTTCAACTGCTTTTAAAAGCGGAGACATGGTCCTTTTTCTCGGAGCGGGAATTTCTATTGATGGAGGCATACCATTATGGGATACATTGATAAAGCGGTTACATATCCATATGATAAATAGATTGAACAAGGATTGGACATTAAATGCAAAAGAACAAGAAATAATGAAGGGGCTAGCCTTTAGTAACGAAATGGATTCTCCTTTATTACAAATGCGATACATAAAGTCAGCATTTTCGAATGATGAATATTATAAGCTAGTACATTCTGTGCTCTATGAAAGTAAGACTAATATTGATACAAAATTGTTAAGTGCTATAGCCAAGATCTGTACTCCGCAAAGGTCATACTGTGGTGTGAAAAATATTATTACTTATAATTTTGATGACCTGCTAGAGAGAAAATTTGACGAAAGGGACATTAGATATAATGATATATCCTGTGAAGAAGACAGACAGGTAGTGGATAAATTGAATATATATCATGTACATGGCTATTTGCCTAATAATATGAAAAAACTAAAAGGAGAGCCGGAACTGATATTTTCCGAGGAAGATTACCATAGAGTGTATCGGGATGCATATTCATGGTCTAATCTAATTCAATTGAATGCCTTACGTGAAAATACTTGCTTATTTATTGGATGTTCATTAACGGATCCTAATCTTAGAAGACTGTTGGACGTGGCAACAAGAAAGGAAGAGATGCCCAGACATTTTGCAATTTTAAAAAGAAACGAGATTAAAAATAATAATCTCGTTAGCAAGTCTGATCGGGAACTCCTTGAAATATATCAAAGGATAGATAATAATATCCAAGTGGGTTATTATCAAGAATTAGGACTTAATATTATATGGATAGATGATTATAGCGAGATTCCTGAAATACTTGAAAGAATAATTGAATGA
- a CDS encoding UbiX family flavin prenyltransferase → MRIIVGVSGASGVEMSYYLLKALKSIENCEVHLILSQGAKTTWKLESDIPVEELLKLADCVHDEHNLAACISSGSFVTDGMIIMPCSMKTLAGIATGYADNLTVRAADVCMKEGRKVVLVPREMPFGKVHIRNMKEASDLGCVIVPPVLTFYNGARTLEDQICHIVGKVLLQFGIDYDKFVPWTGAGEEC, encoded by the coding sequence ATGAGAATCATTGTAGGAGTATCCGGGGCCAGCGGCGTGGAGATGAGTTATTACTTGCTGAAGGCTTTGAAAAGCATAGAGAATTGCGAGGTGCATCTGATTCTGAGCCAGGGGGCGAAGACGACTTGGAAACTGGAAAGCGACATTCCTGTGGAAGAACTGCTGAAACTGGCAGACTGCGTACATGACGAGCATAATCTGGCAGCGTGCATATCCAGCGGCTCCTTTGTTACGGATGGCATGATTATCATGCCATGCAGTATGAAGACGCTGGCCGGGATAGCCACAGGCTATGCAGATAATCTGACCGTCCGGGCAGCGGATGTATGTATGAAGGAGGGCCGGAAGGTAGTGCTGGTTCCAAGAGAGATGCCGTTCGGAAAGGTGCACATCAGGAACATGAAAGAGGCGTCAGACTTAGGCTGCGTGATCGTTCCGCCGGTACTGACATTTTACAATGGAGCAAGGACGCTGGAGGACCAGATCTGCCACATCGTGGGGAAGGTGCTGCTGCAGTTTGGAATTGACTATGACAAATTCGTGCCATGGACGGGGGCAGGAGAAGAATGTTAA
- a CDS encoding MFS transporter — protein sequence MHQKKGYSKDFYLVVIGQIISLFGNAVMRFALPIHLLNVTGSAAVLGVVSGCAFIPLAVMSPIGGIIADRVNKRNVMVFLDFFTSGLTVLFLLLYGKVSITGMVLVTLFLLYGISGAYQPSVQASIPVLVESEHIMPANAVINMVSSLSGLLGPALGGTAYSLWGIYPVLSIAAGCFFLIGGDGDIH from the coding sequence ATGCATCAGAAAAAGGGCTATTCAAAGGATTTTTACCTGGTCGTTATCGGCCAGATCATTTCACTGTTTGGAAATGCGGTTATGCGGTTCGCGCTGCCCATACATCTGCTGAACGTAACGGGATCAGCGGCCGTCTTAGGCGTGGTGTCCGGATGCGCATTTATTCCTCTGGCGGTGATGTCACCGATCGGCGGAATCATAGCGGATCGAGTGAATAAGCGGAATGTAATGGTATTTCTGGATTTTTTCACTTCTGGGCTGACCGTTCTATTCTTGCTTCTGTATGGGAAGGTAAGCATTACAGGAATGGTGCTGGTGACGCTATTCTTGCTGTATGGAATCAGCGGGGCATATCAGCCTTCCGTCCAGGCAAGTATTCCGGTATTGGTGGAGTCGGAGCATATTATGCCAGCGAATGCTGTTATCAATATGGTATCTTCCTTATCCGGCCTGCTGGGTCCTGCGCTTGGCGGCACGGCGTATAGCCTGTGGGGAATCTATCCAGTGCTGTCCATTGCCGCGGGGTGCTTTTTTCTTATCGGCGGTGATGGAGATATTCATTAA
- a CDS encoding LysR family transcriptional regulator — protein MNSNQLWQFKTIAECGNITKAAELLFITQPALSTALGKLEDELGRPLFIREGRNLSLTEDGKVLLHYARIVTDAIDRAQEHFRAKNETQSINLYRIGGIAANLLTEGCFNIEGCRLNGILVSNKDLARISTSGIADLIIADDRYMNSVTHKYEEKELLYHQQLILSVRKEDPLARFDQLDVQDIQGLSMLGHVNPLGFASWISEIKRDNRCDFVEEVALDNMTYFAERDRLPWPVFMSSFGIGTERGRDYFSRRKSIKVNGTYTQRDIYLWYSRKNGKNLKPMVDKIKENAARILEMDRKSGFL, from the coding sequence ATGAATAGCAACCAATTATGGCAATTTAAGACGATTGCGGAGTGTGGAAACATTACCAAAGCGGCAGAATTGCTTTTTATAACGCAGCCTGCCTTAAGCACGGCGCTGGGCAAACTGGAGGACGAACTTGGGCGGCCGCTGTTTATAAGGGAAGGGAGGAATCTTTCCCTGACCGAGGATGGCAAAGTGCTGCTTCATTATGCGCGGATTGTCACCGATGCCATTGACCGGGCGCAGGAGCATTTCCGAGCGAAGAATGAGACCCAGTCCATCAATCTGTACCGTATCGGCGGCATTGCTGCAAACCTGCTGACGGAAGGCTGTTTTAATATTGAAGGGTGCAGGCTGAACGGCATATTGGTATCCAACAAGGATCTGGCAAGGATATCGACATCCGGCATAGCCGATCTGATTATAGCGGACGACAGATATATGAACAGTGTGACGCACAAATATGAGGAGAAGGAACTTCTTTATCATCAGCAGCTGATTCTATCCGTAAGAAAAGAAGATCCGCTGGCCAGATTCGACCAGCTGGATGTACAGGATATCCAGGGACTGTCTATGCTGGGGCATGTCAATCCGCTGGGATTTGCGTCCTGGATATCTGAGATCAAGCGGGACAATCGCTGTGATTTTGTTGAAGAGGTGGCGCTTGATAATATGACCTATTTTGCGGAGCGGGACAGACTTCCGTGGCCGGTATTCATGAGTTCCTTTGGGATAGGGACGGAAAGAGGCCGGGATTATTTTTCCCGCAGAAAGAGCATCAAGGTCAACGGAACATATACGCAGAGGGATATTTACCTGTGGTACAGCCGGAAGAACGGCAAGAATCTGAAACCAATGGTTGACAAGATAAAGGAGAATGCCGCAAGGATATTGGAGATGGACCGCAAGTCAGGGTTTTTGTAA
- a CDS encoding UbiD family decarboxylase encodes MQLMKSFREYVEKLEACGEIVPVTKEVDWNLEMSAITRHAYDLPSAAPLFKNIKDCTPGFEVLGAPVGLSPDKEHPFKRVALSLGLPIDTSAPGIVKAWSELADVTPIPPREVETGACKENKLFGKDVDLTKLPVPLIHYGDGGRYINTYGIFIARTPDGSWVNWAISRAMLDGPQTIAGVVIPTQDFGKIYAEWKKIGKEMPFALCLGVDPAIAMIAGYPLPSRISEGEVIGGWYGEPVDVVKCETNDLLVPASSEIVIEGFASLDHMVPEGPMGEYGGYVWSGKNKPVPCFDVTAMTYRDNPIMPLCVAGVPTEENHTNWGISIAASIQNVLDKKGFPIKECFIPMESAAHWFVVSVDRSRENEDDEELALEIGKAVFASKGGSYIPKVIVVDDDIDPSNINQVVWALATRHHPDRRVAIPDQYIFPLVAYLSAEEKSEAVSTRVIYNCLTPFHKWPKERQPVEPSFRGYPKELQEQVLKNWEEYGFKKD; translated from the coding sequence ATGCAGTTAATGAAAAGTTTCCGCGAGTATGTAGAAAAACTGGAAGCGTGTGGAGAGATCGTTCCGGTTACGAAGGAGGTGGACTGGAATCTGGAGATGAGCGCCATCACAAGGCATGCCTATGACCTTCCATCCGCGGCGCCGCTCTTTAAGAATATCAAGGATTGCACGCCGGGGTTCGAAGTATTGGGAGCGCCGGTGGGCTTAAGCCCGGATAAGGAGCATCCATTCAAACGAGTGGCCCTCTCCCTTGGACTTCCCATTGATACTTCCGCGCCGGGAATCGTAAAGGCCTGGTCAGAACTTGCGGATGTTACGCCCATCCCGCCACGCGAAGTTGAGACGGGCGCATGCAAGGAAAATAAACTGTTCGGCAAGGATGTTGACTTGACGAAGCTTCCGGTTCCGTTGATCCATTACGGAGACGGAGGCCGCTACATCAATACCTATGGCATCTTCATCGCCCGCACGCCCGACGGATCCTGGGTAAACTGGGCGATATCCAGGGCAATGCTTGACGGCCCGCAGACGATCGCGGGAGTCGTGATTCCGACGCAGGACTTTGGCAAGATCTATGCCGAGTGGAAGAAGATCGGCAAGGAGATGCCTTTCGCGCTGTGTCTGGGCGTAGATCCGGCCATCGCCATGATCGCGGGCTACCCCCTTCCTTCCCGTATCAGCGAAGGAGAGGTGATCGGCGGCTGGTATGGCGAGCCAGTGGATGTAGTAAAGTGTGAGACGAATGACCTGCTGGTACCGGCATCCAGCGAGATTGTCATAGAAGGATTTGCATCCCTTGACCATATGGTTCCGGAAGGGCCGATGGGTGAATACGGCGGATATGTTTGGTCCGGGAAGAATAAGCCGGTTCCGTGTTTTGACGTGACTGCCATGACCTACCGGGACAACCCGATCATGCCGCTATGCGTGGCCGGCGTGCCGACCGAAGAAAACCATACAAACTGGGGAATCAGCATTGCCGCCAGCATCCAGAACGTGCTGGATAAGAAGGGATTTCCGATCAAGGAATGCTTTATTCCTATGGAATCGGCAGCACACTGGTTTGTAGTTTCCGTAGACCGCAGCAGGGAAAATGAAGACGATGAAGAACTGGCGCTCGAGATTGGCAAGGCAGTCTTCGCGTCAAAAGGAGGCTCCTATATTCCGAAAGTGATCGTTGTGGATGACGATATCGACCCAAGCAATATCAATCAGGTCGTATGGGCTCTGGCAACCCGCCATCACCCGGACCGAAGGGTAGCCATACCGGATCAGTACATCTTCCCGCTTGTGGCATACTTAAGCGCAGAGGAGAAAAGCGAGGCAGTGTCCACAAGGGTCATCTATAACTGCCTGACCCCTTTCCACAAATGGCCAAAAGAACGCCAGCCTGTAGAACCGTCATTCAGAGGCTATCCGAAGGAACTGCAGGAACAGGTATTGAAGAATTGGGAAGAGTATGGATTTAAGAAGGACTAG
- a CDS encoding TetR/AcrR family transcriptional regulator, with product MARNKYPEETKKLIVDTAARLFMEKGYDHTSIQDIIDNLGGLTKGAIYHHFKSKEDIVYAVFEKMYAQVDIDTKKVCESKNMNGFQKLQEVFRLSIFNPAQNDVLVVAIDMIKNPQLLVIYLRDMVQTESTEMVRRILEEGIEDGSIKTEYPKELAEVLMLLGGIWINPMVYPCDSSEIVKKVRFYQHMLEALGLNIIEDSWIDQIESYAALYQENQK from the coding sequence ATGGCAAGAAATAAATATCCGGAAGAGACAAAAAAATTAATCGTTGATACAGCCGCCAGACTATTTATGGAGAAAGGATATGACCATACGTCTATCCAGGATATCATTGACAATCTGGGCGGTCTCACGAAAGGAGCCATCTACCACCATTTCAAATCCAAAGAAGACATCGTGTACGCGGTTTTTGAGAAGATGTACGCACAGGTAGACATAGATACGAAGAAGGTCTGCGAGAGTAAAAATATGAATGGCTTTCAGAAGTTACAGGAAGTCTTCAGATTATCCATCTTCAATCCGGCGCAGAACGATGTGCTCGTGGTAGCGATTGATATGATCAAGAATCCGCAGTTGCTAGTCATCTATCTGCGCGATATGGTGCAGACAGAGTCGACAGAGATGGTGAGGCGTATTCTTGAAGAAGGGATAGAAGATGGGTCTATAAAGACCGAGTACCCCAAGGAACTGGCAGAGGTATTGATGCTGCTGGGAGGAATATGGATCAATCCAATGGTTTATCCTTGCGATTCGTCAGAAATCGTGAAAAAGGTAAGATTCTACCAGCATATGCTGGAGGCGCTTGGCCTTAATATTATTGAAGATTCATGGATTGACCAGATAGAATCATATGCCGCATTGTATCAGGAGAATCAAAAGTAA
- a CDS encoding acyl CoA:acetate/3-ketoacid CoA transferase, whose amino-acid sequence MSIKIMSAEEAVRMVESQKTLCCEGFVGAALAEELLIELRNRYPETGSPRNLTLLYAAGQGDGKERGLNHLGEEGLLKRTVGGHWNLAGRLQKLALEERMEAYNIPQGVIAQMYRDIAAGRPTISRIGLQTFVDPRVDGGRLNSVTEEEIVHLLEIDGEEYLKYDHLRLDYAFIRGTYADERGNISMEKECCDLGVLAIAEAVKNCGGTVFVQVEKVVKTGTLDPRYVRIPGMLVDVVVPVKDQKNHMQTFHTQYEPAFSGKAAVSGEEQDTLAAGVRRLIGRRCALELAKDTTVNLGIGMSEIVGAVAWEEGIGQEMTFTIEGGPVGGIAMSGMDFGAMAGPTCIIDQASMFDFYDGGGLDEAFLGMAECDRLGNINVSKFGLRIAGAGGFINISQTARKVVFCGTFTAKGLEVEARDGRLIIQREGQINKFVKKVHHMTFNSGLARKRKQEILYITERAVFEMTQEGIMLTEIAPGIDLQKDVLDHIEFACAVKTDLKRMDERIFREEKMGIRLD is encoded by the coding sequence ATGAGTATAAAGATTATGTCGGCAGAAGAAGCCGTAAGGATGGTAGAATCTCAAAAGACGCTGTGCTGCGAGGGATTTGTAGGAGCCGCGCTTGCGGAGGAACTTCTGATAGAACTTAGAAACCGCTATCCGGAAACAGGAAGCCCCAGGAATCTGACGCTTTTATATGCGGCAGGCCAGGGAGATGGAAAAGAGCGGGGATTGAATCACCTCGGAGAGGAAGGGCTGCTTAAAAGAACGGTAGGCGGACATTGGAATCTGGCAGGAAGGCTGCAGAAACTGGCGCTGGAAGAGCGGATGGAGGCTTACAACATTCCCCAGGGAGTGATAGCCCAGATGTACCGGGATATTGCAGCAGGAAGGCCGACCATATCCCGTATAGGGCTACAGACATTTGTAGATCCAAGGGTTGACGGAGGCAGGCTGAACAGCGTTACAGAAGAAGAAATCGTTCATTTGCTGGAGATTGACGGAGAAGAATATCTGAAATACGACCATCTTCGTCTGGATTATGCATTTATCCGGGGAACTTATGCGGACGAGCGGGGCAATATTTCTATGGAAAAAGAATGCTGCGACCTGGGAGTGCTTGCTATCGCGGAGGCAGTGAAAAACTGCGGAGGAACCGTATTCGTCCAGGTAGAAAAGGTAGTGAAGACCGGAACGCTGGATCCCCGCTATGTGCGGATTCCCGGCATGCTGGTGGACGTCGTGGTTCCGGTGAAGGATCAGAAGAATCATATGCAGACCTTCCACACCCAGTATGAACCCGCATTTTCCGGTAAAGCGGCTGTGTCCGGGGAAGAACAGGATACTCTTGCGGCAGGCGTCCGCAGGCTGATCGGAAGGCGATGCGCCCTGGAACTTGCTAAGGATACTACCGTGAACTTGGGGATCGGGATGTCGGAGATTGTAGGGGCAGTGGCCTGGGAGGAAGGAATTGGACAGGAGATGACCTTTACGATAGAGGGAGGGCCAGTCGGGGGAATTGCCATGTCAGGCATGGATTTTGGAGCAATGGCAGGGCCAACGTGTATTATAGACCAGGCATCCATGTTTGATTTCTATGACGGCGGCGGCCTGGACGAAGCATTTTTGGGAATGGCGGAATGCGACCGCCTTGGAAATATCAATGTCAGCAAGTTTGGCTTAAGAATCGCGGGCGCTGGAGGATTCATCAATATCAGCCAGACGGCCAGAAAGGTCGTGTTCTGTGGCACGTTCACAGCCAAAGGACTGGAAGTGGAGGCCAGGGATGGAAGGCTTATAATCCAAAGGGAAGGGCAGATCAATAAGTTTGTGAAGAAGGTGCATCATATGACCTTCAATAGCGGGCTGGCAAGAAAGCGAAAGCAGGAAATACTGTATATTACCGAACGTGCCGTATTTGAGATGACGCAGGAAGGAATCATGCTGACGGAGATTGCCCCCGGTATTGATCTTCAGAAGGACGTGCTTGATCATATCGAGTTTGCGTGTGCGGTGAAAACGGATCTAAAACGGATGGATGAGCGCATTTTCCGTGAAGAGAAGATGGGGATAAGACTGGATTGA
- a CDS encoding ABC transporter ATP-binding protein, with protein sequence MIKVKRAGKNFGNRSVINDCSLTIDKGEIYALVGVNGTGKTTLMKMAAGFLQPSMGEIYVEGVSAWKNKENIQRLIGSLIEVPVFYEHLSAGENLRLHQAYMGCQEDISAMLCTVGLSENYDKPVAKYSMGMRQRLAIARAMLHKPDILILDEPLNGLDPVAVEDMRVLLRKKADKGVAILISSHILSDVLQIADRVGVLSEGRIKREFVMQEYKEQSLETFSQEVLGIMKGEA encoded by the coding sequence GTGATTAAAGTAAAAAGGGCAGGAAAAAACTTTGGAAACAGATCGGTAATAAATGACTGTTCCCTGACAATTGACAAAGGCGAGATCTATGCGCTAGTCGGCGTTAATGGGACAGGAAAGACCACTTTGATGAAGATGGCAGCAGGATTTTTACAGCCCTCTATGGGAGAAATCTATGTAGAGGGAGTATCGGCCTGGAAGAACAAGGAGAACATACAGAGGCTGATCGGCAGTCTGATCGAGGTTCCGGTGTTCTATGAGCACCTGTCAGCAGGAGAGAATCTAAGGCTGCATCAGGCCTATATGGGCTGTCAGGAAGACATATCCGCCATGCTTTGCACGGTGGGTCTGTCAGAGAATTATGATAAGCCGGTGGCGAAATATTCGATGGGAATGAGGCAGAGGCTGGCGATTGCAAGAGCCATGCTTCACAAGCCGGATATCCTGATCCTGGATGAACCTTTGAACGGGCTGGACCCTGTGGCAGTAGAAGATATGAGAGTGCTGCTGAGAAAAAAGGCGGATAAAGGAGTAGCAATTCTGATTTCCAGCCACATCTTAAGCGATGTGCTGCAAATTGCAGATAGAGTTGGCGTACTGTCGGAAGGCAGGATAAAAAGGGAGTTTGTCATGCAGGAATATAAAGAGCAGAGTTTAGAGACGTTCAGTCAGGAAGTTCTGGGAATCATGAAGGGAGAAGCGTAA
- a CDS encoding SDR family NAD(P)-dependent oxidoreductase translates to MKNYFDLTGKYALVAGASSGIGTQYAKALASQGAAVAVAARRKERLEELKAEIEAMGGTCIAVACDVSDEDSVKACVAEVEKAFGRIDILVNNAGINIINEFSEFSTEDWDKVVNINLRGQFIMSREVCKLMKKQNYGKIINTASVGGYAGGAAQIAYYASKGGVVNFTRALASELAPYHVTVNAIGPGVFDTEMTHDSLDGDFAKYLEGRVPLGRWGKDGELDGALIYFASDASSYCTGQTLYVDGGMVCVL, encoded by the coding sequence ATGAAAAATTATTTTGACCTGACAGGAAAATATGCGCTGGTAGCCGGAGCGTCTTCCGGCATCGGAACCCAATATGCCAAAGCGCTGGCCAGCCAGGGTGCGGCAGTGGCAGTTGCGGCAAGACGGAAGGAACGCCTGGAAGAACTGAAGGCAGAGATTGAAGCCATGGGCGGAACCTGTATCGCCGTAGCATGCGACGTGTCCGATGAAGACAGTGTAAAAGCCTGTGTGGCAGAGGTGGAAAAGGCCTTTGGGCGAATTGATATCCTGGTGAACAATGCAGGCATCAATATCATAAATGAGTTCAGCGAATTTTCAACGGAAGACTGGGATAAGGTAGTCAATATCAATCTTCGCGGGCAATTTATCATGAGCCGGGAAGTATGCAAGCTGATGAAGAAGCAGAATTATGGAAAGATTATCAATACGGCATCCGTAGGCGGCTACGCCGGCGGCGCTGCCCAGATTGCCTATTATGCCTCCAAAGGCGGCGTGGTGAACTTCACCCGAGCGCTGGCTTCTGAACTGGCGCCCTATCATGTGACGGTCAATGCCATCGGGCCAGGCGTATTCGACACAGAGATGACCCACGACTCTCTGGATGGAGACTTTGCCAAGTATCTGGAAGGCCGCGTGCCACTTGGAAGATGGGGAAAAGATGGGGAACTGGATGGTGCGCTGATCTACTTTGCGTCCGACGCATCCAGCTACTGCACAGGCCAGACGCTGTATGTGGATGGCGGCATGGTCTGCGTGCTATAG